Genomic DNA from bacterium:
CGCATGCTGCTGGCCAACCTCGAGTACGGCGTGGACCTCTTCGAAGAGCTGGAGCTGTTCGCCCTCTACGATGCGGGCATGGCCTGGGCCGATCGCAACGCGGGGGACATCGCGCTCGCGGATCTCAAGGACAGCGCCGGTCTCGGCATCGGCTTCGATGACGACGACACGGACCTGCGCCTGAACATCCTGCGCACGCTCGACGGCAGCGAGCAGACGGCCGTCGAGCTGCGCCTGGGGCGGGCCTTCTGATGTCGCGCGCCGGGGCAGGGTGGGCGCTGGGCATCGCGCTCGCGGCCGCGGCGCTGGCCGCGGCCGCGCCCGCGCTTGCGGCGCCGGCGCTCACCCTCGCGGCCGCTCGCCTCGCGGGTCCTGAGCTCAGCGTGGAGATCGCGCTCACGGGCTTCGTCGACGAGAAGCTCCAGGCCGACCTCGAGGCGGGCCTGCCGGCCGCGCTGCTGCTGCGCTGGCGGCTCTGGGAGCGCCGGGCGGGCTGGCCGGACCGCGCGCTCGCGGACGGTCTCCTGCGCGAGCAGCTCTTCTACGACCTCCTCGAAGCGCGCTACACGCTCTTCGATGCCCGCGGCCGCCCGCGCGCCCGCTGCGCGGATGCGGCCGCACTCGCCGCAGCACTGGCTGCGCCGCGCCGGCTCGTCTTCCCCCTGCCGGCGGCCGTGCCGGCGGGGCGCGTCCCCGCACCCGAGATCGAGGCGCGGCTCGAGCCGCTCACGCGCGAGGAGCTGCAGGAGCTCGAGCGCTGGCTGGCCGGCGGCGAATCGCGGGGCGCGGGCGGCCTCCTCGGCGGCCTGCGCGGCGGCCCCGAGCGCCTGCTGCGCCGCCTGGCGGGGCTGAGCAGCCGGCAGGCCAGCGCGCGCTGTGCGGTGACGGCGCCCTGAGGCGCCGGCCGACCGGCGCACTCTCGGGACTCGCCTTCGCGCACGGTTCCTGCTAGGCTCTCGCGCCCGCAGCGAAGGAGCGAGGGCGGCGTGCTCAGCGACATCCATCCCGGCAGCAGTCATCCCCTCGGCGCGAGCGTGCAGGCGGGGGGCGTCAACTTCGCGATCTACTCGCGGCAC
This window encodes:
- a CDS encoding DUF4390 domain-containing protein gives rise to the protein MSRAGAGWALGIALAAAALAAAAPALAAPALTLAAARLAGPELSVEIALTGFVDEKLQADLEAGLPAALLLRWRLWERRAGWPDRALADGLLREQLFYDLLEARYTLFDARGRPRARCADAAALAAALAAPRRLVFPLPAAVPAGRVPAPEIEARLEPLTREELQELERWLAGGESRGAGGLLGGLRGGPERLLRRLAGLSSRQASARCAVTAP